A stretch of DNA from Oncorhynchus keta strain PuntledgeMale-10-30-2019 chromosome 17, Oket_V2, whole genome shotgun sequence:
AGAGACCTGAAACTACCCACATAGTCAGCAGTTTTCATTAGGTCTTAAGTGTAATGTctgttcaaatgtttggggtcctCGCTTGAATCGAAATGAAATTCACCCCAACCCTGGTTTTCCTCGTTACTATCCATCCCATTTGAAACAACTCAGGGGCAGAGTGGTGAATTGATGTGGTCTTAATTGGCCATGAATAGATGACATGACTTCTGGTAGTTCATTTAAAGATGAGGGACTTGGCACCATCTGTTGGTTGGCTCTCAAATGTACATCTGAAATGGAACTGGGaatgtctatggagattacattaCACCACTCACTAAGTCCGAATTCTCTGTGTTCCAGACCCATTGAACCTCTTATGAATGCCAACACCCCAATGTAAACGATTGTATTTATAGCTGGAATTATCATCCTTACTTCTAGGTCAATTACATCACTTCAATAGTCTTGATTGACATTGATTACTGAAGACAACACCTTGTTTCCTCATACGCAATCACAAGTAATGTACGATTTATTATTGTGATTTGTGATATTACACATGAACATTCATTCAATAATACAAGAGGCTTACTGTAACTAATGCTCACTTCATGTTTGACTTGTATAAAAATTGAACAAATAGATGCATTATTGATACATTGAGAAAAGCATGTGAATTCTACATGAAGTATTCCAAGTATTGCCACAATATACTCTAATCTATGGTATCACAGGCTTAGAGAAAGTGCACATTCACAATTGAACTTCGACACACTCACTGACTTCTGTCAATCAAAGCATAGACTAAGCAAACATTTTACAGTCATAGTATTCCTTTGTGTGAAGGCATCATGTTTCTCTCCATGCCATTCCATCCACCAGCTTTAAAAGCATGTATTGTGTGTCAGTTGAAAATAGCCATTGGAATGAAACAcattggctgcgtttacacatgCAACctaattcagattttttttctactagttggtcttttgaccaatcacaatGAGATTTTTTCACAGATCTGTTTCAGATCTcttattggtcaaaagaccagttAGTGAAAAACTATTAGAATTGGGCTGCCTAAACGCAGCCATTGTAACAGGTTGTAGTCAGTCCTACTACACCCAGTCACACAGTATGGAGAAAAAGTGTTGTGGCTGACTGTCTTTGTGTCTACAGTAGCTTCAGCTTTTGATGGCCACTCAAACAGGCTACAGCTTGACGTTTGACGCTTGCTGCAGAATGTTTGTGGGTAGaagtctcctctgtcctcctggtCCTTCATAGCCACATCTCCAGCAGCATCCAGACCCACACCATAACGTACCACCGTCCATGAAACATTTTGTTATCCAATCCGATGTCCCCAAAACAATATACAACAGGCCTCATACTCTGGGCTCTACTCTCCAATACTGTTGTTCACTGCCTTTCTGCTGGTTATTTGGTTTGTCCTTCCATACCCTAACAATAAAACAAATACAAGGAATGACACAGACGTAGAAGAAACTGAATCAGACCTGACAACATTAATTCCTGCATACTTATCGATTCATGAATCAAGCTAAATGAATGTGTTACTTACTTGCAGGTGTAGTAGATTACTACTACCAACACGACTAGAATAAAAAGGACAATGATGACCACAGCAGCAACCAGTCCTGTCTCCCCTGCATCATGTGCAGTGGTGAACAGCTGGTACTGCTCACAACGACTGCCTTTGTAGTTCTCACTGCAGCTGAGGGAGAAGGAACTGCATTATTCTCAAGAAAGCTGTCACCAGTTGAGAACCAAGAGCCAGGGTAGGTCTGCCTGGTCTGAGCTGAAGTAAAACAAAGGCTAAAACCATGCAGAAGTTCCCAGAACTTCCTTAGCCCATTGCCAAGCAACACTACACCTGCTCATGGCTGACAAACTGTTAGAGACATTAGAGAATAGTGATGAGAGAGTAACTTACAGACAAGTAAGCGTATCCATAAATGAAATTTTAAAGCATTTTCCTCCATTCATGCAGTAAGAAACCTCTAACTCGTTGCATGGGTCACCATGGTCTACAAAAGAGAGAATAGAAACATTTCAGGTTAACAGACACATAAAACAAATACAGTTACATCATATGGAAATTCTCAATAGCATTCCTGATCAAATTATTTCGCCAAACTCTTTTACCTGCCATCATTTGAATGTTTATTTTCCTTGTTTCTATCCTGAAGAATGTGACAGGGTTCTCTAAGATCCCCACCTACAAAAGTAACAGCTCATTACTAATCTACATAGACAAAATGATCAATTTTCATAGACAACAAGATAATCAGAGAAAAGGCTTCATGTTTGGTACCTTCTTTCTGCACTAAAACAAGGTATAACAGAAGTAAACTGGTTATGCGTCCTTAATCATATCACTGTATCACTGACTTATCGCCATTGTATGAAAATAATAAAGAGGTTTGTTATTCTCTTACAAATAGTATTGTTATGAATCTGTCCTTACCACCTCAGGAAATCCCAGTTTGTGGTAAGGTTAGTGAAGGTTTCTTAGGTGAAtcacagagacagactgttgAAAATAACTCTGCCAACTGCTTTTTGTTGGGCCTTCAAAAGCACAAATGTGGGCGTGTTCCATTGAGCCCAGAAATGTTGTGATAGCTGTTTGTCCACATTGTAAATGGCATGCTAAATGTCAGGATTGTCTCTATTGATTCTGATTCATTTTGGTAGGATGCCTGATATAGTAAAATGGGGTCGTTTTCAATGACTGCCTCAGAATACTATATCCCCACTACAGAGTAAGTAAACAAAGCCTTCCTCACTGGAAATTACGATAATTTTACAATTTTGGCATTTCACTAATAAAATGTGCAGTAGTGGTTTACTTTCAAACAGACAATAGGTGTCTGCATTCACTGTAATGATACATTAATGGATTAGTTTGTTAAAGCCAAGTAATTATCATTGCATCACACAATCTATCCAGGTTGGGTGTGGATCACTTGTTTTCTGTGTGACTTCAACTTGGCTTTAAATAGACAATCTGTGGGTTTGGTGAGAGGCAATGGAATGACTGGTATGGTGAGAGGGAATTGGAACAAACAGCACAGGCATAGCTAGAATCGTGGGAACTTTGCTTTGCTCTGGCCATCTTAATTACATGTCTCCTGCCTCAACACTTCCAGCATTCTTGTAATCATTTTTCTGTGTACTTCTTCAAAACCGTTAGccgttcaaatcaaatgtatcgGACACAtatacgtgtttagcagatgttattgtgggtgtagcgaaatgcttgtgcttctagctccaacagtgcagtaatttctaacaagtaatatctaacaatttcacaacatttcCCCAAAATACACAACATCTAAGTAATGGATTaacaatatatacatatagactACCGTTCAAAATGTTGGGGTCAATTAGAaaagtccttgtttttgaaagaaaagcaaatgtgtctattaaaataacatcaacttgatcagaaatacattgttaatgttgtaaatgagtaCTGTAGCTGGAAACATCTGATATTtaatgtaatatctacataggcgtacagggcccattatcagcaaccatcactcctgtgttccaatggcacgttgtgttagctaatccaagtttatcattttaaaaggctaattgatcattatgtatgctctcgttggcatGCCCTCATTACATATCCGTcgcaaaacccactggctccaggttatctataagtctttgctaggtaaagccccgccttatctcagttaactggtcaccatagcaacacctacccatagcacgcgctccagcaggtatatttcactggtcatccccaaagtcaacacttcctttggccgcctttccttccagttctctgctgcaaatgactggaacaaattgcaaaaatctctgaagctggagtcttatatcaccctctctaactttaagctgtcagagcagtttaccgatcactgtacagccaatctgtaaatagcacacccgactacctAATCCCCATAATATTACTTACATTCTTGcacttttgcaccccagtatctctacattatcatctgcacatctctcactccagtattaattctaaattgtaattattttcacctctaGGGCCCATTTATTGCCTATCTCCATACTCTTCTACATATGCACACAATGTACATAGacttttctatttttattttattttgtgttattgagtgtacgtttgtttatgtgtaactctgtgttgttgtttttgtcacactgctttgctttatcttggtcaggtcgcagttgtaaatgatagcctacctggttaaatagcctacctggttaaataaaagtgaaataaaataacacatttgataacccttttgcaattaagttagcacagctgaaaactgttgtcctgattaaagaaccaataaaacgggccttcttagactagttgagtatctggagcatcagcatttgtgggtttgattacaggctaaaaatggccagagacaaagacctttcttctgaaactcgtcagtctattcttgttctgagaaattaaggctattccatgcgtgaaattgccaagaaactgaagatctcgtacaatgctgtgtactactcccttcacagaacagcgcaaaccagaatagaaagaggagtgggaggcccttgtgcacaactgagcaagaggacaagtacattagagtgtctagtttgagaaacagactcctcacaagtcctcaactggcagcttcattaaatagtacccgcaaaacctCTTTATTGTTGACGttgacatttaaacgtgttaactctAGCAAGGCTACTGGCCCAGACGGCATTTCCAGCCGTGTCAtgagagcatgcgcagaccacctggctggtgtgtttacggacatattcaattgcTCCCTATCCCAGTTTGCTGTACCtaacatgcttcaagatggccaccattgttcctgtacccaagaaggcaaaggtaactgaactaaattactatcgctccgtagcactcacttctgtcattgtgaagtgctttgagagactagtcaagaatCATATCACTTCCACCTTACTtggcaccctagacccacttcagtttgcataccgccccaacaggtctacagacgatgcaatcgccatctcATTGCAAACTgctctatcccatctggacaagaggaatacctatgtaagaatgctgttcattgactacagctcagcattcaacaccacagtaccatccaaactcatcattaagctggagGCCCTGTGTCTCatccccgccctgtgcaattgggtcctggactttttGATGGTTCGCCCCCAGGTGAAGGtaagaaacaacatctccacttcgctaaCCCTCAACACTGgcgccccacaagggtgcgtgctcagcccactcatgtactccctgttcacccctgACTACGTGGCAATGCACGACTTcaaatcaatcatcaagtttgcagacagcacaacagtagtgggcttgatcaccaacaacaacaagacagcctacagggaggaggtgagggcactccgagtgtggtgtcagggaatcaacctctcactcaacatcaacaaagctaaggagatgatagtggacttcagggaacagcagagggagcaaccccctatccacattgaagggacagtagtggagaaggtggaaagttttaagttcctcggcgtatacatcacagacaaactgaaatggtccacccacacagacagtgtggtgaagaaggtgtaacagcgcctcttcaaactcaggaggctgaagaaatttggcttgtcacctaaaaccctgacaaacttttacagatgcacaattgagagcctggtacggtaactgcaccgccctcaaacgcaaggctctctagagggtggtgcggtcgGCACAaagcatcaccaggggcaaactacctggcctccaggacacctacagcacctgatgtcacaggaaggccaaaaagataatcaaggacatcaaccacccgagccactgcctgttcaccctgctaccatccagaaggcaaggtcagtacaggtgtatcaaagctgggaccgagactgaaagacagcttctatctcaaggccatcagactgttaaacagccatcactaactctgagaggctgctgcctacatagagtctcactagtcactttaaacaatgccactttaataatgtttgcatatcttacattactcatatcatatgtatatactgtatcttatactatctattgcatcttgccgtGCAGTTTATACATCACAAACATTCAATGTTAAAATACACTTATGTCAAATATAAAAGTCAGGGATAAGTGCTACCACTTGTAATCATACTCACTAATGTTTAAAGGGAAATCTGCAGTTGcttcatccatttttggacttctgaattaatgatatatacccattgattcttgaagaatgtaacttagaaatgcctcatgagctttgTTCGACTgtcttaccccatcagaacccaacatATATGCGTTTTTTaattccaatgtttgtaaacaaagtaaaagTGGTtcaaactataatgttgatatcatggatggtcagtccttgcatccatagttctgtctatgaatttgagaggggttacatttctccagctccATCCATCATCTTTTTTTACCCAAACAGGGTGACAAGAACACTTATTTGTTGTTTCAACTACTGAATGCCGCTTTAAATAGGCCTACTACTTTTTTTAAATACAAGATTGCCTCAATGTCAGTCAAGTATCATAATTGGAGAAACCTATAGCCCCCCAAACTAGATCTAAGAAAGTTATGTGATTGATTGTTTCTTTACGCCATGGTTTAGCCAATTGTCTCAGACAAAATCCGTTTTATATTTTATCAGAAAAACTTTGAGAATGCCTTTTACCATCCAGTTAATATTTAGCAAGGTGATGGAACTGGATGCTGTCCTACTATCACTGCGATGTTATCGCGAGGAACACAGATGAAGCTCTGAAGAGGTGAAGTGAAGCGAGAGTGTTTTTACATCGACGCTTCTGGGGGGCTTGAAAAACCTCGTTGTGACTGCCACAAAGACGTCAGTTATTTCGGATTTTCATCTCACAATTCATTGTGAGAGATAGTTTGTTGCCTCGCTTCTGTGGATGACGCGGGATCACAATTCAGCACCTGGACAGCTCCTGGTCCTTAACCTATTACTGGGCACATGGAGTCCCTAGCGTGATTGTAGGGAAACCCTGTGAGCAGGCGAGATTTGGGCACTAAAATGCCATTCTTCCGAAATATGACGTTTAACTGAATATGTGGATAGTGGAGGACATTTAAAAGCATCTCCGTGAATGATGATGCTTACAATAAGGATCGGGCTTTTTCGTTGTGCCCTGTATTCTAAGCAGCAGCACGGGTCGTTAGCCAATCCAAATCTGAAGAGGATAGCAGCAGCCTACACACAGCAACCGAGCCCCGCTCACACTGATCATCGGCAAGGGAgacattaccatcatcattaggAGGGCATGAGTCACGACCACACTTTCAACAATGTAGAGCATAAAAGGTAGGTTGTTTTTGTCAAAATAGCATATTGATAAATCATTTTGATACTTCCCGCCTATGACTTCTGCTCTTTCATCCATTCCGTCCCCCCTTTCTTTTACTGTCGTCTTAATGACCACCATAATTGTCTTATTCGTAATTTATCGTTGCTGCACTATTGATGGCTTTGCTAAATTATCAGGAAAACATATAATGTACTATGTTTAGTATATACTGTGTAGTAGCAACCTATATATCTGTTGTTACACGTGCTTTGAACCAGAATAATAGTCATTGTAGAAAGCTGTCCAGGGCCTTGTGAAAAATAATTGAGACATAGTAGCCTTAATCAGTTTAGCAGGGATCAGTGTTGACACGTCTTTAAAGGAAAACCATGTGTTTGTTGGGGGAACTTCACATGTAGGATACATGTTGGGTTCTGACTGAGGAGGTGGATACTAAAATGTAGACAGTAGACTATTgggaagtgatgggtttggacaATATGAAATGGTTGCATGGCTGCATGTCTTCATTTCCAAGAAAATCAAGTAATTATTGTCTGTCTGGAGGGATGCAAGAGTTATGTTGGAGACAACATGGATATATGGCAACAGTTCATCTACGGCCTGCTATAGGGATCTCTCATCTTGATGATGAGTATACAGCAGTGTAAGTATTTACTCAAGTCTTGGAATTGATGGATATTTTATGCAATATTCTACCTGGTCCCAGAGAGCTTGTCTCAAAGACCTAACTTGTTTGATAGGTTGTCAAATCCAGCACATGACTTATGGCCACATCCACCCATTAGGAACGGTGATTGACAGGTTTCTTTAAAAATACGAAATCCTGCATACAGTATCTCAAATACTTTAATTTCACTCAGTCTTGTCTGCACAGGTCGGACAACCATTCCACTGCATAGCCTTCACTATTGCCTGTGCTGTGGCCAGATTTTCTATAGGTGCCAGTTGTGTGCAGTCTTTTTTCTTGGGCATTGCAGTGATGCAATATTACAGTCTAGTCCTTGAATGACCTGAATTGATTTATCTTGAATGACATCTAATCTGCTGTGCTACACTACATTACTCTGTTCTGCTATAGCTTCAAATACTGACTCCACACCCCAACTCGTGTGTCTGAAGGTTTTCCCTTTGCCTTTGTTTGTAAGACAGACACTACACTGACTTCATAGTACGCTATACATATGAACCTCTCCTCTTCGCCTCGGCATTTAAATGATTGAAGCTCAGGTTAAACGACCTCTACAGCCCATGCTGCTTACTAATATGTGTTTATATTGCTGCTGACAACTTCATCAGACTTTTCAAAAGTGAGGCACTAGCACATTGAGCTTCAGTTTATACCTGCAATGTGGGGAATGTAGCTGTCTGAAGTAATACCCCTTTTCAAAGACTGTGATTCTGTCTGGGTAAAGCCTATGTACCTGGCTGTTCTTCGCTCATGTTTACTCTCTGGAAAGCTGCTGGAATGGACTGTAAATGAGCTCTTCAATGTATCTATTTCCTATTGCATAAAGTGTGCTCATCCTTCCTTACTTGTTATGCAAGTGATGTGATGTTTCTGAGCCCCTGGTGCAGAGTTAAATATGTCAGAGGACTCCCATAGCAGAACTATACTGCATGAGAATGTTCATGTTTATATCAATTGATTGTTTTCGATCTATTCTGTGAATTCATAAAACATTTCATGAACATGACATTCAAAACAAATGTTAAATAGTTAAAAGTATAATGAACAAGTTATACATGAGATGTGTATACTGCATCGTTGTCAGAATGTGAATTGTTATGGAGAGACTGTGATTAACTTCCTTGTTTTCTAACCTTTCTCCACAGGTGTGGTGTGAGCCAAGTCTCCATTCTCTGGTTAAATCAGGAGTAACAATCGTGTCGACGTCCATTCACAGAAACAACACAGCAACATGAGCAAACCCCAGTAAGTAAGACACATGACTACTGATATTTATATCTGTTTAACACATCAAAACCTCTCATCCTGTTCTTATGCATTTTGCTCGTTGTACCCCGACTGCCCGCTATTACTAGCACAGGTTTTGTGATGGGAACCCCAGCATGGTTTGGCCTGATTATGAGAACAGCTCCTGTCTATTTCGTCATACCCTTTCAGCCAAGGACTTTGAGCCTGAGAAGCAGGGGAGCAGCAGGGGAACAGCAGGGCAATAGCAGGGGAACAGCAGGGCAATAGCAGGGCAATAGCAGGGGAACAGCTGGGCAATAGCAGGGGAACAGCAGGGCAACAGCAGGGCAAAAGCAGGGGAGCAGCAGGGCAATAGCAGGGGAACGGCAGGGCAATAGCAGGGGAACAGCAGGGCAATAGCAGGGGAACAGCAGGGCAATAGCAGGGCAATAGCAGGGGAACAGCAGGGCAATAGCAGGGCAATAGCAGGGGAGCAGCAGGGCAATAGCAGGGCAATAGCAGGGCAATAGCAGGGCAATAGCAGGGGAACAGCAGGGCAATAGCAGGGGAACAGCAGGGCAATAGCAGGGGAACAGCAGGGCAATAGCAGGGGAACAGCAGGGCAATAGCAGGGCAATAGCATGGCAATAGCAGGGGAGCAGCAGGGGAACAGCAGGGCAATAGCAGGGCAATAGCAGGGGAGCAGCAGGGGAACAGCAGGGCAATAGCAGGGGAACAGCAGGGCAATAGCAGGGGAACAGCAGGGCAATAGCAGGGGAACAGCAGGGCAATAGCAGGGCAACAGCAGGGCAATAGCAGGGGAACAGCAGGGCAATAGCAGGGGAACAGCAGGGCAATAGCAGGGCAACAGCAGGGCAATAGCAGGGGAACAGCAGGGCAATAGCAGGGCAATAGCAGGGGAACAGCAGGGCAATAGCAGGGCAACAGTAGGGCAATAGCAGGGGAACAGCAGGGCAATAGCGGAGGAACAGCAGGGCAATAGCAGGGTAACAGCAGGGAAACAGCAGGGCAATAGCAGGGCAACAGCAGGGCAATAGCAGGGCAACAACAGGGCAACAGCAGGGGAGCAGCAGGGGAATAGCAGGGCAACAGCAGGGCAATAGCAGGGGAACAGCAGGGCAATAGCAGGGGAACAGCAGGGCAATAGCAGGGCAATAGCAGGGCAACAACAGGGCAACAGCAGGGCAATAGCAGGGGAACAGCAGGGCAATAGCAGGGCAACAACAGGGCAACAGCAGGGGAGCAGCAGGGGAATAGCAGGGCAACAGCAGGGCAATAGCAGGGGAACAGCAGGGCAATAGCAGGGGAACAGCAGGGCAATAGCAGGGGAGCAGCAGGGGAGCAGCAGGGCAATAGCAGGGCAACAGCAGGGGAGCAGCAGGGCAATAGCAGGGGAATAGCAGGGTGAACAGCAGGGCAATAGCGGGGGAACAGCAGGGCAATAGCAGGGTAACAGCAGGGAAACAGCAGGGCaacagcagggagcagcaggGGAATAGCAGGGCAACAGCAGGGCAATAGCAGGGGAACAGCAGGGCAATAGCAGGGGAACAGCAGGGGAGCAGCAGAGGAGCAGCAGGACAATAGCAGGGCAACAGCAGGGGAGCAGCAGGGCAATAGCAGGGGAATAGCAGGGTGAACAGCAGGGCAATAGCAGGGGAACAGCAGGGGAGCAGCAGGGCAACAGCAGGGAAACAGCAGGGCAACAGCAGGGGAACAGCGGGGGAACAGCAGGGGAACAGCAGGGGAACAGCAGGGGAGCAGCAGGGGAACAGCAGGGGAGCAGCAGGGGAATAGCAGGGTAATAGCAGGGGAACAGCAGGGGAACAGCAGGGGAACAGCAGGGGAACAGCAGGGGAATAGCAGGGGAACAGCAGGGGAATAGCAGGGGAACAGCAGGGGAGCAGCAGGGGAATAGCAGGGGAACAGCAGGGGAACAGCAGGGGAGCAGCAGGGGAGCAGCAGGGGAACAGCAGGGGAACAGCAGGGGAATAGCAGGGGAATAGCAGGGGAACAACAGgggaacagcaggagaacagcaggggAACAACAGGGGAGCAGCAGGGGAATAGCACAGGAACAGCAGGGGAATAGCACAGGAACAGCAGGGAAACAGCAGGGGAATAGCAGGGGAACAGCAGGGGAACAGCAGGGGAATAGCAGGGGAACAGCAGGGCAATAGCAGGGCAACAACAGGGAAACAGCAGGGCAATAGCAGGGGAACAGCAGGGCAATAGCAGGGGAACAGCAGGGCAATAGCAGGGCAACAACAGGGCAACAGCAGGGGAGCAGCAGGGGAATAGCAGGGCAACAGCAGGGCAATAGCAGGGGAACAGCAGGGCAATAGCAGGGGAACAGCAGGGCAATAGCAGGGGAGCAGCAGGGGAGCAGCAGGGCAATAGCAGGGCAACAGCAGGGGAGCAGCAGGGCAATAGCAGGGGAATAGCAGGGTGAACAGCAGGGCAATAGCGGGGGAACAGCAGGGCAATAGCAGGGTAACAGCAGGGAAACAGCAGGGCAACAGCAGGGGAGCAGCAGGGGAATAGCAGGGCAACAGCAGGGCAATAGCAGGGGAACAGCAGGGCAATAGCAGGGGAACAGCAGGGGAGCAGCAGAGGAGCAGCAGGACAATAGCAGGGCAACAGCAGGGGAGCAGCAGGGCAATAGCAGGGGAATAGCAGGGTGAACAGCAGGGCAATAGCAGGGGAACAGCAGGGGAGCAGCAGGGCAACAGCAGGGAAACAGCAGGGCAACAGCAGGGGAACAGCGGGGGAACAGCAGGGGAACAGCAGGGGAACAGCAGGGGAACAGCAGGGGAACAGCAGGGGAGCAGCAGGGGAACAGCAGGGGAGCAGCAGGGGAATAGCAGGGTAATAGCAGGGGAACAGCAGGGGAACAGCAGgggaacagcaggagaacagcaggggAGCAGCAGGGGAATAGCAGGGGAACAGCAGGGGAATAGCAGGGGAACAGCAGGGGAGCAGCAGGGGAATAGCAGGGGAACAGCAGGGGAACAGCAGGGGAGCAGCAGGGGAGCAGCAGGGGAACAGCAGGGGAACAGCAGGGGAATAGCAGGGGAATAGCAGGGGAACA
This window harbors:
- the LOC118396718 gene encoding pro-neuregulin-4, membrane-bound isoform-like; translated protein: MMADHGDPCNELEVSYCMNGGKCFKISFMDTLTCLCSENYKGSRCEQYQLFTTAHDAGETGLVAAVVIIVLFILVVLVVVIYYTCKVWKDKPNNQQKGSEQQYWRVEPRV